Genomic segment of Topomyia yanbarensis strain Yona2022 unplaced genomic scaffold, ASM3024719v1 HiC_scaffold_4, whole genome shotgun sequence:
tattaatcaaatctctgtttgtgtacatttgttagtttcgcgcatttgtcggttcacgatcgaaTTTATACGGAAATTCATCCAGTTTGTCATGTTGTtttgtcaaaaagggcaagttgctggctaacgggtgCTTTTTGCCAACTCGGATTTGTCGGCAAATAGGGGGCGATCTCAACTGCAACATTTGGGCAATTTGCCGCCGAAATTTTTTAGCCACGCTACACGCCCTTAAATCGCCTTCCGAATGCGCCCTTTATCGCACCAATTTAAATCACCTGTATGGAAAGTGCAAATAACAATTATTtacgaaaaaatttcaaacgccAGAGAATTGGTTTAACCTGGATGAAACCCGGTTTTTGCTGAAAACCGATTTTCGGCCAATGATTAACCGGCAatctgaaaattggttttcgGTGAAAATCGGTCGTAAAGcggcccggatagaattttacaatagcatttaccctacaaacaaagtagatttacaataaaatttcatgtaacaataaatttcactgttcagcaaaaaactgatacagtgcattcacattaaattttactgttttcgagaaaaaatgtatgtagaaaaattgatttttttaatgttaagatacataaccacctgGTGTAAGGTcatgttgaaaatattgattctgtagaatttaaatgggattgatggattgaagcagtcttgtcaatatatttattgataatatttctgtctcgtgtagggtccgcttaagtGTTGAAATCGCTTTTTAATTGCATACGCAAATCGCATGTGTTTCTCCGCCttctttttgactgggatatcATGGGATAGTTGTCGCACCATCTGTGTGTGGTTTTGTCGTCAGACGGCGAACTTGTGTGCTCACCACTAGACGTCATTAGCGATAGCGTCGAACATTTCGTTTTCTGTTCGGTTAGTTCACGGAAGATGTTTTGCTTGCTTCGTAGCCAGGCTTCCTTtgttaaataataattattgttaATTGTTAAATTTCTGAATTCACACAAATATAAGAAGTAAGTAATTACTCCACCCGGAAAATATCAAGTATCTAAACAATTACTTTCAGGTCAATGGATATTTTTAACGAAAGCAGAGGCGTCAATTCGTCGCCTGATATGAATTCAAGCGTCGAGCTACCGTCCCCAGATCGATTTACCGTAATACCCCGAAAGTTAACCTTTGGAACTTCGCCCGACGGTGGCAATTTCCGTCGTACTGCGTTGGCCGTCAGCCCTCGGAAGCAACCGTCAATATCACCACCGTACCGGAAAGTTCGTGCACTGCGGCTATTCGATTCGCCAGCTACACCAAAAACCATCATTCAAAAGTCGGAAAGTAACTTTGCGAAAGCACTGGCCGATGCTTCCACCAAAGATGGGGACTTGTTGGTCAAACCAATCGACACTAATGGGCAAGTGATTTACGAGAAACCTCGAGCGGTTCCGTTGCACCGAAATTATGAGAATGTGATTCCATCGGCAAACGTCAATCCTTTTACGCCTCCGGGGATGTTTATGAGAACAAAAAAACGGACGCGTTCCGGTCAGGATGGGAACGAAAATCTGATGAATGTTAGCTTCCCATCAGCTTTCCCCTGCAACAAGGTTGTCAGACAATCGACACGGCAGAGTTGGGGCTTTTTTCAGACGGAGAAAAATGTTGATACTGCACTTAAAACGTGCAACTTGCTACAGGATGATTTCGGTGAAGTACGCCAGGCTCCAAAGCGATTGGCACTTCAAGATTCGAACATCTCCCGGTATGAGAAAGAGTTCCTCGAGCTGTCCCTGCTCGGCGTCGGAGAGTTTGGAGAAGTTTACCAGTGTATAAATCGGTTGGATGGCTGCGTTTATGCAATCAAGAAAAGCATTAAACCGGTAGCAGGAAGTTCCTTTGAAAAGACGGCTTTGAACGAAGTGTATGCCCATGCGGTTCTGGGAAAACATGACAACGTCGTGCGATATTACTCAGCATGGGCGGAAAACAATCACATGCTAATTCAGAATGAGTACTGCAATGGAGGGAGTTTACAAACTTTACTACAGGAAAGGTCCTTGAAAGAATCGGAGCTCCGTATGCTGTTGCTGCACGTCGCCGAAGGACTGAAATACATTCACTCGAATGAGCTCGTTCACATGGATCTGAAGGCAGGAAACATTTTCCTCACCAAAGTGCCAATTCGCTCGTCTTGCTCCGGAACGGTCCATCATCCTGACAGCACGGACGATGGGTTTGAAGACATCTATGAAGATCTGGATAATGAGTACCTGATCACGTTTAAAATCGGTGACCTTGGCCACGTAACCTCGGTTAACGATCCACAGGTGGAGGAGGGTGATTGTCGCTACCTGCCGAACGAAATTCTGCAGGAGGACTTTTCCCATCTACCGAAAGCGGATATTTTTTCGCTGGGAATCACCCTCTACGAAGCAGCGGGTGGTGGTCCTCTGCCGAAAAACGGTCTCGGGTGGCATGTGCTGCGGAATGGGACCTTTCCCGATTTACCCAGGATCAGTCGTGAGTTCAATGAACTAATCAAGTTGATGATGCATCCGGATCCGGACAAGCGACCAACGTCGTCTACTATTTTCAATCATTCGTGAGTATATCGACTGCATTTTGAAAAGTTCGTGAATTGTGATGGTAattctgttttatttttttctcagaGTTCTGTCTCCCATTGACTCCAAAAGTAAAGCCCAGCTCTGTCTAGAGCTTAGCATGGAGCGACAGAAGAATGAAGTTCTTTTACGGAAACTAAAGGAACAAAGTAAAATGCTTAAGTCGTACGAGCAAGCGCAGACCCCAAGTAAGTTAATTAGCCGTCCCCAATGAATAATAAcgttatttttaaataattttgaatcTGTTGTAGATACTCGGAAATTTCGAAATTTGCGGGAAGTAACCGTGTCGGATCGTAAGCTACGGTCCTACTCTCGCAAGAAACGTTCAACGAATCTTATTACCACACGACGGGGGATCCGGGATAACACGAAGAGCAAAGATTACTGAGTCTGGAAAGTCtaaggaaaaaaaaagaaatgttcAGGCGAACAGCAAACTTTACCTATCCAATACCACCGGAAGCAGAAAAaaggttttattttttgttttgctatCGAAATTATGTTTAAGGGTTTTTAGATATCGAAGCACGTTTTGGAAACATTTTTTATCACTCATTTTTCGACatcctattttctttttttttattttcactttaaATTTATTTGAATTGGCCATTATGAGCTAACCCTAATTGCAATGAAGTGCTTCAGTGTAGTTATCGTATGGCGgtaaatgtttgaatttttcaacaaaaaaaaataaaaatgcaaagGTTTAAAAACCAAGATAAGAGATACGAGCTGTACTGTGATTAAGTTGACGGTACGTGTGCCTGTCGAAACTATTAGAACTGTTGCAACACAACCCGTTGTCACGATGTTGCGGATTAATGCATTAATATAAAAGAGAATAAGCAAAAAATCGACCATTATTTCTTGTGACGGACATAAAAAACTGACACAATCCCTACAGAGTAAAGAAATACAAGAACCAAACCAAAAAGGGATAACCGAAGTGAGAAAGTTGAAAGTAAAAAAGTTTGTGATTTTACTACGTAAgagcaaaagaaaataaaatcaataacatAAATACAATCAAACTACGTATTGAGTAAATCAACCAGTAATCAACATTAAACGTTTTATTCGCAACAACCGAGTACATTTCCTACGAGTCAGGATCTTCAATTTTCGCTTGCTTAACCACCGACGGCTTTACAATCCCCGTATCTTCGACGTCAGCTGCCTCCGCTGTGTCTGTCTCAGTTGCCCCTTCGACATTCGAAAGTGCATGATCTTTCGAATCGTGTTGTTCCATCGTCGTTAGAAAGTGTGACTGTCGGTATTCGGGCCAACTTTTGAACTCGTTGAATAAGCTGAGCATCTGTGAGGGAGTAAGTTCACCAAACTCGGTAAAAATCGTTATCCGTTCGGGAAGGTCATTCTTCCGAAAGAATGACGATTTTCGATTAACTGTTGGTTGCGAATCTTCCGCTTCGATGACGGGTGCCTCCGTTGTCGATGGAACGTAGTTTTGATTCAGAATCAATCGGGCTCCGCTATAGGGGATCCATTGTCTGAAAATAAAACgagttaaaaaaataatgcgcACTGAATCAATGAATTCTTACTCCATCGTCGGAATAATGCGGTTCGTCCGACAGGCCAGACTTTGACTGATGAAAAAAACTAGCGCTTTTAAGTCATCCGGTGGGCATAGATCTAGAAGATTTCCTCGAGGAATTATTCGCACCAAATACCACTCATCCGCGTGTTCCAGCTCGTATCGCATGCGAACGGTGTACGGTTTTCGTTTCATTGCCCTCGGTGGCCACGGAAGCATGTGCCGTCGTGGAATTGTGGCCAGCAACTCATGCTCGAAAAATATCTGAAACAATACCGTGTGCCTGCGGTACATTCCGTAACCGGCGTTTCTGCTACACGTCAATTGCTGGAACCGTAAAAATAATCAGTAAATTTTAAATTGAACCCAAATTTACGCTAGATGTTTGCTACCATAAAAATGAGCGGTGGAACTGCTACCACCATCTCCCACCTGGCCAACGAGAAAAGTCCCGTTTGGGAAGCTACGGAACCAGTGAGCGATTTGAAAAACTTAAGTGAATCCACGGCGGAAAACAGCTTAAATTTCACCTCATCTTGCTTCTGTGATTGTTCTGCTAAAAGTTGTTCTAGTTTTATTCCTCTGTTTTGATACGACAGTTTACAGTTTCCATTGAAATGAGCTAGCATCAAGTCCCACTCGCTTTTCATTTTGGTGGCCATCAGTTTTTGTAGGTCACTTTCGAAGTGGCTTTCGCTTTCTACTAGCAGTAGCTTCTTGATATCGCACTTTAGCAGCTCTCGGGTAAGCAAACCCGGACCGGGATTTATCTCGACCAGTAGCATATCCGGGGAGAGACCTGCGGTGATGTGCTTCGCTACTAGTTCCGCACTTTCCGTATGTGCTAGGTAAAACCGCTCGAGGTGTTTTTTATTTCTTGTGAGCAGCTCGGGCGGAAATTTCCCTAGTATCGTTATGTTTCCAATGGATTTGAAATATTCTTTCATTTCCTTCAGGATACGACTTCCGTTGGTCGTTGTTGATGTTCCATCAACAGGTTCATTTATAAatgattttttctttttctgcCTCAACGGTTCCGAGGCGAGCTGTCTTCGAATGTTCTCAGGGACAGCGTTTATCCTGAAAAGTAATTTTACCACCGAAATTCTAGAATGCATTTTGATGCACAATATGCCTCACTAGCCGATACGTATGTAAACAAAAACATAACTGAGCATAATTTCAACCTCTCAGAACATAACCAATCAAATTTTGAAATCAGCTGATGTGATGCAGTGATTCCAGATTTATAACACGTTTGACAGATTCTCAGACAATTGGACTTATCTTTTTTGTATGCGTTTCGGAATTTGCTCTccctacacacagaaaaaaaaatgttagtaaaaataagaattttttgctcttagcaaaaacaaccaacacatgcttagttttaaaataaaacgtttattttgattactattATGCTATAACttgaaaggaaaacttttattttgattattattatagaataatttaaaagtttttctttCGACTCAAAAGTACACTGAAACAAAGATCATGGTATAAACTACTATATTAGAGGTTCAAATTAAAAAGGGTGTTCCAGTGAATTTTGGTAGACAATATATCATGCTtgacttaaccctttcatgcccaacttttttctagcgcaTGTAGggcttcaaaactatttttccttgaaaacggtggggtcaagacacacgaaaagcctattttcataaagttaggtgcttccatgtcagtgctagaagctggtcaatttttaccttctaatgctcaatacaattctcatagaatatttacaatagtccaattacgtggaaaacgtagccaacgacagtctaaattgataagttttatcagtttttaataatattgaatCATAACGAAgacatatgaaaaaatcattttccgtcgtcaacgtaaactgtctctggcagcactgctctatcggaatccaatcagactaattgcaataacttcagttctagagctgatccttgtaactgttaatactcaaattaaaggcaataatcacattaatgagtcttacttgtttttgtgaacaaatctcgcctcaattaaaagttatagctgtttaaaaacgttgttgtccacaaacaacatgggcatgaatgggttaaatatgATTCCTGTCATTTATACCATGCTCATTCTGGCATAGAGACATGGTATTTCTTACTATGTTGTGAtactatttttggtattttgtaCAATTTCTACATTACCATCCAATGGTCAGAAGTACTATATAACTGGTGTTTTAAAAATTGCTAGATGGTTACAATTACTATTGTTGTTTACCATTTTATAGTAATTAGaatagaatattagaatatattCCGAACTAATGCCAATCTTTATCAATCCAATCAGAATATCAAATTGTAACTTTATTTCATCAACAAATCACGGAGTGTCGTTCGCCTCGGGTACAGCACTGATTCGCTGGTTGtaactttttaactggaccccTTTTTAGTTAGGACTCAGCTAGTTCCATTGTCCAATTAAAAAGCATGTGAaggtcaaaatctcatgtcaaattcgtTTTGACAAGCAAACTGACAGAAGATAAAGATGTAATCAGATGCATTTAAACTACTAACATCCTTTAAACCAggttttgacatttgtcaattGTTCCAATTAGCGAGTCAACCTCGTTAGTTGAACATAGGCTGTGGCCTAGTCAACGAATTACGACTTTAGTTTAAATGTATCTGATCACATCTCTAACTCTTGTCAGTCTGCTTAtcaaagtgaatttgacatgagattttgacatttaaatgctttttaattgaacaatagtccaactagcggaggtccaaataaaaagcggtccagttaaaaagtgcctaagagcatgttcaggagagtctcagttttagatttataattttgacagttctataatataaaactgaaaattttaaaactggaactttctctccccagcagcagttttagcgggtgttctattcacTTTAAAATTCATGGCTCGCCATGcgttcagcgttactgcattcaaatttattttccccAGTCCATCTGTTCTAAGTGTctctgctgaaaactttgcatgtatttaaaacacagttctaaacgtgttttaaaatcagcaacaaatagaacggcgtcgtataacagttttaaattttgaaacaaatctgttcgaaataataaaacaaaacgctctgctggggatgtgaaagtttcagttccagttctactttgaaactcctatataaaataaaacgctcctgaacatgccctaaccAGCGAATCTAGACTGTACAGGGAAAAATGaaacaacccacagaataagttcctttaacttaaatttaggtatttttgagttttgcatcgctttcgcacttattagtgttgtcaaaaacaaagcagaggtcttccgtggaataaggtacttttgagttgtttgaggtatactcaaaattaggtagattaaacttaaatttaagtatatttaactcaaggttgagtataaaaacctatcaatgagttgtgatttttggcttggttaaagggaaactaccttcagCACGGTTTACCTtattttaccttattccacgataccccgagattcaGTCAAAAGAGCTTAACTttgggtagtttttcgtatccgtgtatATTCCTCAAGCGTAAAACATACGTTTTAAGTGCAAACTGTAgaggagactgaggagacttgatctccttttttatttttcaatccaactccgtgaaatgataaaaaaaaactaagtatttttgtagttttatgtaGTTTCTAGCGATGACTGATAATCattaaaaaattacatggaaatattacacATGACaggagctatgagcatttctggaaaacacaaacaaatggaaaattcttagattagtgaaGACTCGATCCATAATTTGGGGATACTTGATTCCtctttgaaaacgtgtttaaaagagcatgtagggtaatgagtaTATGTTTGCCCtacttctattatcaccctacccatttgaagcctttggttatAATAGCGTTTGCCGTTATGTTCAGTTGTGTGTATGAATCATGGCGAATCCatgaatttgaagggatcaagtgaacccatagcatttATTTcggcaaactttagtaaaaatatagttgaactaAAATATCAACTCAATCATAACGAATTCACATAATTggcattctcctgtaattctgcatgcaaaagtatagtatgtatGATTTAATCAATtcaataaaagtttgaaaatttagaaaataaatctttttcAGATCCATACAAtttctttttttcaattaatgaaatatatgttcagataaaactacgcaactttatagtatattctaTTAATGAATTCTGATCCACCTTTGAGTTacgatgatgggatcaagtctccccggtgatcaagtgtcctcagtcTTCCCTATAGAACCCTCCAACCGGGCACATTGAGTATGGACAGCTACTCTcaggctccattcgttgattcgctgtacatttttttcttattctgGGCAATCAAGGTATAGCAACTAtaaattgtacggtcatcatgctcatgcaaAACAGTTATGTTGATTAATATTTTGGATATGGTGAAAAGTAATtgccaaaatgcaaaaaaaagtatTATTTGTTGTGAAAAATAGGCGCCAAATAAAAATGGAattcatgcatttaagggttaagctTTAGTTCTACTTGTGAAATTCCTGGTATAAAATCACACGCTGCTGATCGAACGTCTGTTATCCTGTGGGAAaacaaaattctacaaaaaacaCGGAAAGTCTCAGGCTGCGTATTTACCCTCAGATATATGTTACTTAGTTTTCTTCATTATATTGTAATCCCTCTAAATGATTTTATCAGTCGGATCAAAGTAGaatcataattattttattagttcGATTTTCGGTACATTCGCCACGTTGTTAAAATGTTACTGAAATCTCATAAATTCCAAAAATCGTTTTAGTTGGATCCACAGTTATTTTAGAATCCTCCAAGAATCGGTTTAGAGGAGAGTTAATCGTATTGTCATAGGCTAATCAAAGAGAGACGAGCGGCGATTGAATTCGCCGTacttttcctaaaaattatttaaCAGGGGTAAATCAAACCACCACGATTTGTGGGTATGTTCTTTGTATTTGAAGCGAATGAAAATGTGTTCTCGGGAGAGATAAATTCCCAGTGTTACAAAAGTGGTAGTTCTGTGGTGGTTCCACAATTGAGAAGAACTGAAACTCCTGCGAATATCTACTTATAAATTCAAGGGCGTTTGatgaaaaaatgagaaaaagttGAGTTAGTTTCTGTAAAAGTAGGAACTGATACTTTATCGAAATGATTAGCGATTATTGAACTCTTTGAATGTCAACTTGTTTAAAGATCAGTAATATTACTCCTGCATGGATAGTCTGGATCATTTGCTCAGTTATAGCTTTATTGATAGTTTACCATAATTCTATGACCACGACTTCATTTGTCAGGAAGTACGACATACACCACACCAAACCAGGCCCacggcaatcaaattaattttaaaaatcaCTCGGAACAAGTCCCATTAAACCGGGCAGCTGATCCCGGGGCACACTTAACCGCCGCCAGGAATAGTATCGTTCCCTCATTGGTTAGAATCGTCTGCTCGCCAATAGTGGTGTAGTCTCCACGTTGTGACGTGGCTCGCTTCAGGTCAATCGGACCATGAGCGATACAGCCTAGCTGCAGGGTGGTTTCGTTGACACCGATCACATACCGAATTCGCTGAACCGTTGGACAGGTTCCCTCGTTGTTTTTGTTCAACAAGACGCACTTTCCATTGTACGGAACTTCTCTCTCCTTGCAAATATTGTCGGTGCACTGGGGCAACTTAGCACCGCTCGGTATTTCAACATACTGTCCACTTTCGCAGTAGGCTTTGGTGTACAGTGGAAAGCAAGAACGCGTGGCAGGATGGTAAACGTGCGCTAAAATAGAACGGATAGAAATTTGCTTTTTCTCTGTACAAAAAAGGATTTTTACCTGGGCGGCAGTCGCAGACCCAATCATTGCCTCGGTCCCCTGGATAAAGGATTTCGTTTTCGCCGCAATGGTTCGGAATGTAGATAGGAGCTCGACCCTGAAAATGTTTGCGATGAgcttattttaattcaaataaagatttttcggtttaaaaaaatatcgccgGGCACATTTTTATAATTATATAGGTACATAACTGTTTTACTAATGTGATTTCGGTTGCGCCTTCTGTCGATCTGTGATGTTGTCAAACCATATCATTACCAGGGCTATCAGCATGACCTTTGTCGCCTGCTAAACTCGCCATCCCTAGCTGAACGTATAGTAAATACCCCAATCTAAACAGATGAGCTTGCGATCATGATCGTACTGTTTAAACAAAACAGAATATCATTCTTATAAAAGGAAAAGATAGAACTTTAGTTCTCAGCCATCACACCGTTCTAGATGTAAAAGTACTAATTCTAGCATCTATTACACTTACCTCGGTATTAATTCGAGAAGGATTGTCTTCTGGATCCTCCTTGTACCCAAATAGGTCGTCCCCGGATGCCAAACCGATCCCGGTGACTAGAAGAATAACTACGACGGCAGCGAGCAACACTTCCTTTTGGGTCATCTTCCAAATATGCACTAAGCACTACCACAATCCTCATTAGATTCGAAGTTCCCGACCGATCGTCGTTGCCATCAATGATGATTATGACGATGGTGGGCTGGCAACGATCGAAAACGAAGCCATCAGAAGTAATCGGTTCTTGTGGTATTCTCTCTTTCTCATTTAATCGCTGTTTCATTGGTCGATCGATTGCTATCAGTGAACGCCGATCTTCTCGAAAAAGTGTGGCCAAAAATGTTTGTAGCTTTtgaaatatgaatattttatgtttaatatttacTTTGCTGATGGGGTAgttataggtttgttccagtaccaggaggaACAGGAAGTACAGTCGtt
This window contains:
- the LOC131695433 gene encoding dimethyladenosine transferase 2, mitochondrial-like, with product MHSRISVVKLLFRINAVPENIRRQLASEPLRQKKKKSFINEPVDGTSTTTNGSRILKEMKEYFKSIGNITILGKFPPELLTRNKKHLERFYLAHTESAELVAKHITAGLSPDMLLVEINPGPGLLTRELLKCDIKKLLLVESESHFESDLQKLMATKMKSEWDLMLAHFNGNCKLSYQNRGIKLEQLLAEQSQKQDEVKFKLFSAVDSLKFFKSLTGSVASQTGLFSLARWEMVVAVPPLIFMQLTCSRNAGYGMYRRHTVLFQIFFEHELLATIPRRHMLPWPPRAMKRKPYTVRMRYELEHADEWYLVRIIPRGNLLDLCPPDDLKALVFFISQSLACRTNRIIPTMEQWIPYSGARLILNQNYVPSTTEAPVIEAEDSQPTVNRKSSFFRKNDLPERITIFTEFGELTPSQMLSLFNEFKSWPEYRQSHFLTTMEQHDSKDHALSNVEGATETDTAEAADVEDTGIVKPSVVKQAKIEDPDS
- the LOC131695432 gene encoding wee1-like protein kinase; translated protein: MDIFNESRGVNSSPDMNSSVELPSPDRFTVIPRKLTFGTSPDGGNFRRTALAVSPRKQPSISPPYRKVRALRLFDSPATPKTIIQKSESNFAKALADASTKDGDLLVKPIDTNGQVIYEKPRAVPLHRNYENVIPSANVNPFTPPGMFMRTKKRTRSGQDGNENLMNVSFPSAFPCNKVVRQSTRQSWGFFQTEKNVDTALKTCNLLQDDFGEVRQAPKRLALQDSNISRYEKEFLELSLLGVGEFGEVYQCINRLDGCVYAIKKSIKPVAGSSFEKTALNEVYAHAVLGKHDNVVRYYSAWAENNHMLIQNEYCNGGSLQTLLQERSLKESELRMLLLHVAEGLKYIHSNELVHMDLKAGNIFLTKVPIRSSCSGTVHHPDSTDDGFEDIYEDLDNEYLITFKIGDLGHVTSVNDPQVEEGDCRYLPNEILQEDFSHLPKADIFSLGITLYEAAGGGPLPKNGLGWHVLRNGTFPDLPRISREFNELIKLMMHPDPDKRPTSSTIFNHSVLSPIDSKSKAQLCLELSMERQKNEVLLRKLKEQSKMLKSYEQAQTPNTRKFRNLREVTVSDRKLRSYSRKKRSTNLITTRRGIRDNTKSKDY
- the LOC131695461 gene encoding uncharacterized protein LOC131695461, with the protein product MTQKEVLLAAVVVILLVTGIGLASGDDLFGYKEDPEDNPSRINTEGRAPIYIPNHCGENEILYPGDRGNDWVCDCRPAHVYHPATRSCFPLYTKAYCESGQYVEIPSGAKLPQCTDNICKEREVPYNGKCVLLNKNNEGTCPTVQRIRYVIGVNETTLQLGCIAHGPIDLKRATSQRGDYTTIGEQTILTNEGTILFLAAVKCAPGSAARFNGTCSE